The Tistrella mobilis genome window below encodes:
- a CDS encoding LysR family transcriptional regulator — translation MNWDDLRYFLALQRSGSLLGAARVLKVDHTTVARRVDALETALGLRLFDRLPRGWVPTADGERLLPAAERVEEGVIALGRAGAAAGGLAGTVRVAVPPVFGAHFLAPRLAPLALAHPELELELAGDIGAVSLLRRDADLAVRLDRTGDGELIGRHLGRMGFALYGTPEHAARPPVRWEFAGYDDRLAGVAQQRWLIRQAAGRPVRLRANDLAALAEYAATGLALAALPHFLADPDPRLVRVVEDADDEAGRDIWLLVHADLRRSPRVRAVMDAVIDACARDRALLDGSGVAKPTGAPAAP, via the coding sequence ATGAACTGGGACGATCTGCGCTATTTCCTGGCGCTGCAGCGCAGCGGCTCTCTGCTGGGGGCGGCGCGGGTGCTCAAGGTCGACCACACCACGGTTGCCCGGCGGGTGGATGCCCTGGAGACGGCGCTGGGGCTCAGGCTTTTCGACCGGCTGCCGCGCGGTTGGGTGCCGACGGCCGACGGTGAGCGTCTGCTGCCGGCGGCGGAACGGGTGGAAGAGGGGGTGATCGCCCTTGGCCGCGCCGGCGCTGCGGCAGGGGGGCTTGCCGGCACGGTGCGGGTGGCCGTGCCGCCGGTCTTCGGAGCGCATTTCCTGGCGCCGAGGCTGGCGCCGCTGGCTCTTGCCCATCCCGAGCTTGAACTGGAACTGGCGGGGGATATCGGCGCGGTCAGCCTGCTGCGCCGGGACGCGGATCTGGCGGTCCGGCTGGACCGCACGGGGGATGGCGAGCTGATCGGCCGGCATCTGGGCCGGATGGGCTTCGCCCTCTACGGCACGCCCGAACATGCCGCCCGCCCGCCGGTGCGCTGGGAATTCGCCGGTTATGACGACCGTCTGGCCGGGGTGGCGCAGCAGCGCTGGCTGATCCGCCAGGCTGCCGGCCGGCCGGTCCGGCTGCGGGCCAATGATCTGGCGGCGCTGGCCGAATATGCGGCGACGGGTCTGGCGCTTGCCGCCCTGCCGCATTTCCTCGCCGATCCCGATCCCCGGCTGGTCAGGGTGGTGGAAGATGCCGATGATGAGGCAGGGCGCGACATCTGGCTGCTGGTCCATGCCGATCTGCGCCGCTCCCCCCGGGTGCGGGCGGTGATGGATGCGGTGATCGACGCCTGTGCCCGCGACCGGGCCCTGCTCGACGGCTCCGGCGTGGCAAAGCCCACGGGGGCGCCCGCCGCCCCCTGA
- a CDS encoding GntR family transcriptional regulator: MSAIPGADLRFIVHDMSAFPLVRARPDAVQPGYAVAWEEEMQALLDRGTPFVVIFSGPQPEETHEDRRRRALWLKRSREVLGLICKGMIVVEESRSRRLVMEAQALMAEKAFGVPARVVASEAGVEEAARDLLARG; this comes from the coding sequence ATGTCTGCTATCCCCGGCGCCGATCTCCGGTTCATCGTTCACGACATGTCTGCCTTCCCACTGGTCCGCGCCCGGCCCGATGCCGTGCAGCCCGGCTATGCCGTCGCCTGGGAAGAAGAGATGCAGGCCCTGCTCGACCGCGGCACGCCTTTCGTCGTGATCTTCTCAGGCCCGCAGCCGGAAGAGACGCACGAGGACCGCAGGCGCCGGGCGCTCTGGCTCAAGCGCAGCCGCGAGGTGCTGGGCCTCATCTGCAAGGGCATGATCGTCGTCGAGGAGAGCCGTAGCCGGCGACTGGTGATGGAGGCTCAGGCGCTGATGGCCGAGAAGGCCTTCGGTGTCCCGGCCCGGGTGGTGGCCTCGGAAGCCGGGGTCGAAGAGGCGGCGCGCGATCTCCTCGCCCGCGGCTGA
- a CDS encoding acyl-CoA thioesterase has product MTTPARGTRADYRHFLPITTRWMDNDVYGHVNNVVYYSYFDTVVNEYLIRRDALDIHGGGVIGLVVESACRYMASLAFPEPVTAGLRVGRLGNSSVAYEIALFDGDADLAAAEGRFVHVYVDRKTRRPVPLPAALRAALEPLVVG; this is encoded by the coding sequence ATGACCACGCCGGCCCGCGGCACCCGCGCCGACTACCGCCATTTCCTGCCGATCACCACCCGGTGGATGGACAACGACGTCTATGGCCACGTCAACAATGTGGTCTATTACAGCTATTTCGACACTGTGGTGAACGAGTACCTGATCCGCCGCGACGCGCTCGATATCCATGGCGGTGGCGTCATCGGCCTGGTCGTGGAAAGCGCCTGCCGCTACATGGCCTCGCTCGCCTTCCCCGAGCCGGTGACCGCCGGCCTGCGCGTCGGCCGGCTTGGCAACAGCTCGGTCGCCTACGAGATTGCCCTGTTCGACGGCGATGCCGATCTGGCCGCGGCCGAAGGCCGGTTCGTGCATGTCTATGTCGACCGCAAGACCCGCAGGCCGGTGCCGCTGCCTGCGGCGCTCAGGGCCGCCCTCGAACCGCTGGTGGTGGGCTGA
- a CDS encoding intradiol ring-cleavage dioxygenase, with protein sequence MADIRDRLPSRRRLLHLSAGAAVLLPFAGLVRPGMTRAATPACGAADPTPRQTAGPYFSPGSPQRADFTGDAPDGEGMQLTGRVLDTDCRPVAGALLDIWHADPTGAYDNQGFRMRGHQFADDAGRYRLTTLRPGLYPGRTRHIHIRVQAPGGPVLTTQLYFADEPGNDRDRIFRPELVMAQGADGGYGFDFVVAK encoded by the coding sequence ATGGCCGATATCCGGGACCGGCTGCCGTCACGGCGGCGCCTGCTGCATCTCTCGGCCGGCGCGGCCGTCCTGCTGCCCTTTGCGGGCCTGGTCCGGCCGGGCATGACGCGTGCCGCGACGCCGGCCTGCGGGGCAGCGGATCCCACACCCCGGCAGACCGCCGGCCCCTATTTCAGCCCGGGATCGCCGCAGAGGGCCGATTTCACCGGCGATGCGCCTGATGGCGAGGGCATGCAGCTGACGGGGCGGGTGCTGGATACCGACTGCCGGCCGGTCGCGGGGGCGCTGCTCGACATCTGGCATGCCGATCCGACGGGTGCCTACGACAATCAGGGCTTCCGCATGCGCGGCCATCAGTTCGCCGACGATGCCGGGCGCTACCGCCTGACGACGCTCAGGCCCGGCCTCTATCCCGGCCGCACCCGCCATATCCACATCCGGGTCCAGGCCCCGGGCGGGCCGGTGTTGACCACCCAGCTCTATTTCGCGGACGAGCCCGGCAATGATCGCGACCGGATCTTCCGGCCCGAGCTGGTGATGGCCCAGGGGGCAGATGGCGGCTACGGCTTCGATTTCGTGGTGGCGAAATAG
- a CDS encoding quinone oxidoreductase has product MSAVVTARAVRLYAAGGTEGFRVEELPVPAPGPGEILIRQTVAGLNFLDIYHRRGLYPLPALPTVIGAEAAGLIEAVGPDVAGLAPGDRIAWAGAPWGGYATHRLLPAWRALKLPDAVSDDMAAASLLRALTVEMLFTRVRVMQAGETVVVHAAAGGLGRMAIAHGRRLGLRMIGIAGGAEKAALAREAGADLVIDRRAEDPVAAVQAATGGGAHLVIDGIGGETLARSLGMARRFGMVASLGEAAGRIPPVSVYDLGPARSIALARPSVIGFISDAETYRSAGAAVIARMAEGLIVPTGDRLPLDRVAEAHERLESGAGTGALLLDTGA; this is encoded by the coding sequence ATGTCCGCTGTCGTCACCGCCCGCGCCGTCCGCCTTTATGCGGCCGGCGGGACCGAAGGTTTCCGTGTCGAGGAGCTGCCGGTGCCGGCCCCCGGACCGGGCGAGATCCTGATCCGCCAGACGGTCGCCGGGCTGAACTTCCTCGACATCTATCACCGCCGCGGGCTCTACCCGCTGCCGGCCCTGCCGACGGTGATCGGCGCCGAGGCCGCCGGCCTGATCGAGGCGGTGGGTCCCGATGTCGCGGGGCTGGCGCCGGGCGACCGGATCGCCTGGGCCGGCGCCCCCTGGGGCGGCTATGCCACCCATCGCCTGCTGCCGGCCTGGCGGGCCCTGAAGCTGCCGGATGCCGTCAGCGACGACATGGCCGCCGCCTCCCTGTTGCGCGCGCTGACGGTCGAGATGCTGTTCACGCGGGTGCGGGTGATGCAGGCGGGCGAGACCGTGGTGGTTCACGCCGCAGCGGGCGGGCTCGGCAGGATGGCGATCGCCCATGGCCGGCGGCTGGGGCTGCGGATGATCGGCATTGCCGGCGGGGCCGAAAAAGCGGCGCTTGCCCGCGAGGCCGGGGCCGATCTGGTGATCGACCGCCGGGCGGAAGATCCGGTGGCCGCGGTACAGGCGGCAACCGGTGGCGGCGCCCATCTGGTGATCGACGGCATCGGCGGCGAGACGCTCGCCCGAAGCCTCGGCATGGCCCGCCGCTTCGGCATGGTCGCCAGCCTGGGCGAGGCCGCAGGGCGGATCCCGCCGGTCTCCGTCTACGATCTGGGCCCGGCGCGATCCATCGCCCTCGCCCGGCCGAGCGTGATCGGCTTCATCTCCGATGCGGAAACCTATCGCAGCGCCGGTGCCGCGGTGATCGCGCGCATGGCGGAGGGGCTGATCGTGCCGACCGGCGATCGCCTGCCGCTCGACCGGGTCGCCGAGGCGCATGAGCGGCTGGAATCCGGTGCCGGCACCGGCGCCCTGCTGCTCGATACCGGCGCCTGA
- a CDS encoding iron-containing alcohol dehydrogenase, which translates to MSPQPVPSFVFETTRSIVSEPGACARLGQIMRDLGATRVLVVTDPGVRKFGLTDAALESLTAAGLEPVIFDRVVADPPAEVVETASAEARDAGVDGVVGLGGGSSMDVAKLVAFLVATPVALDTIYGVGNAKGRRLPLVQIPTTAGTGSEVTPISIVTTGAAEKKGVVSPLLLPDVALLDADLTLGLPKNVTAATGVDAMVHAIEAYTSAHKKNPLSDVLAREALRLLGGAIRRACTDGRDRAARADMMLGALLAGQAFANAPVAAVHALAYPLGGHFHVPHGLSNSLVLPHVLRFNLESDRAARAYGELAPIVFPDLDRTGGDKAVSARFADALAGLTEELGLETRLAQVGVGHNHLPLLAEDAMKQTRLLVNNPREVTLDDARAIYEAAL; encoded by the coding sequence ATGTCGCCGCAGCCCGTACCGTCCTTCGTCTTCGAGACCACCCGCAGCATCGTGAGCGAGCCGGGAGCCTGCGCCAGGCTGGGCCAGATCATGCGTGATCTCGGGGCGACGCGGGTGCTGGTGGTCACTGACCCCGGTGTGCGGAAATTCGGCCTGACGGATGCCGCGCTCGAAAGCCTGACCGCGGCCGGGCTGGAGCCCGTGATCTTCGACCGCGTCGTCGCCGACCCGCCGGCCGAAGTGGTCGAGACCGCATCGGCGGAGGCCCGCGATGCCGGCGTCGACGGCGTCGTCGGCCTTGGCGGCGGCAGCTCGATGGATGTGGCCAAGCTGGTGGCCTTCCTGGTCGCCACCCCCGTGGCGCTGGACACGATTTATGGCGTCGGCAATGCAAAGGGGCGCCGCCTGCCGCTGGTCCAGATCCCGACCACGGCCGGCACCGGTTCCGAAGTGACGCCGATCTCGATCGTCACCACCGGGGCTGCCGAGAAGAAGGGTGTGGTCTCGCCCCTGCTGCTGCCCGATGTGGCGCTGCTGGATGCCGACCTCACCCTCGGCCTGCCGAAGAACGTGACCGCGGCGACCGGTGTCGACGCCATGGTTCACGCGATCGAGGCCTATACCAGCGCGCACAAGAAGAACCCGCTGTCGGACGTGCTGGCGCGCGAGGCGCTGCGCCTGCTGGGCGGCGCCATCCGCCGTGCCTGCACCGATGGCCGTGACCGCGCCGCCCGTGCCGACATGATGCTGGGGGCGCTGCTTGCCGGCCAGGCCTTCGCCAATGCCCCGGTCGCCGCGGTCCATGCGCTCGCCTATCCGCTGGGCGGCCATTTCCATGTGCCGCACGGCCTGTCGAACTCGCTGGTGCTGCCGCATGTGCTGCGCTTCAATCTGGAAAGCGACAGGGCGGCGCGCGCCTATGGCGAGCTGGCGCCGATCGTCTTTCCGGATCTGGACCGGACGGGCGGGGACAAGGCGGTCTCGGCGCGCTTTGCCGATGCACTGGCCGGGCTGACCGAGGAGCTTGGCCTGGAGACCCGGCTTGCCCAGGTCGGTGTCGGCCACAATCATCTGCCGCTGCTGGCCGAGGATGCGATGAAGCAGACCCGGCTGCTGGTCAACAACCCGCGCGAGGTGACGCTCGACGATGCCCGCGCGATCTACGAGGCAGCGCTCTGA
- a CDS encoding helix-turn-helix domain-containing protein, with amino-acid sequence MDLFDRPDGPPVIALASGAGLENDFPLGSQEVDWHAHRRGQLICIETGLMHSRTPHGSWLRPPHRAGWMPPGIPHWGAMTGVTSGWTVLIAPEACAGLPAGPQVLAVSEVMRALVRRAAGWWQADRLDARQERLTAVLLDEIAAAPAEPLHLPMPTERRLARIATALAADPADDRTLEDWADAVGLSPRTARRAFIAQTGMTFGEWRRQARLVRALEMLAAGEPVAIVSDALGYAGPSNFIAMFRRCFGTSPARYFATTKSKP; translated from the coding sequence ATGGATCTGTTCGACCGCCCGGACGGGCCGCCGGTCATCGCGCTGGCGAGCGGTGCCGGGCTGGAGAACGACTTCCCGCTCGGCAGCCAGGAAGTGGACTGGCATGCCCACCGCCGCGGCCAGTTGATCTGTATCGAGACCGGGCTGATGCACAGCCGCACGCCCCATGGTTCATGGCTGCGGCCGCCCCACCGGGCGGGATGGATGCCGCCCGGCATACCCCATTGGGGGGCGATGACCGGCGTCACCTCCGGCTGGACCGTACTGATTGCACCCGAAGCCTGTGCCGGGCTGCCGGCCGGACCGCAGGTGCTGGCGGTGAGCGAGGTGATGCGGGCGTTGGTCCGCCGTGCCGCCGGCTGGTGGCAGGCCGACCGACTGGATGCCCGCCAGGAACGGCTGACCGCCGTGCTGCTGGACGAAATTGCCGCCGCCCCGGCCGAACCGCTGCACCTGCCCATGCCGACGGAGCGGCGGCTGGCCCGGATCGCGACCGCCCTCGCGGCCGATCCGGCCGATGACCGGACCCTGGAGGATTGGGCAGACGCGGTGGGGTTGTCGCCCCGCACGGCCCGCCGGGCCTTTATAGCCCAGACCGGCATGACCTTCGGAGAATGGCGCCGGCAGGCGCGGCTGGTCCGGGCGCTGGAGATGCTCGCGGCCGGCGAGCCGGTGGCGATCGTCTCGGACGCGCTGGGCTATGCGGGGCCGAGCAATTTCATCGCCATGTTCCGGCGGTGCTTCGGCACCTCGCCCGCCCGCTATTTCGCCACCACGAAATCGAAGCCGTAG
- a CDS encoding universal stress protein: protein MSYKSLLVHVDDRPSTEARLDVARMLQERFDAHLTAVYLSVDVVMPGYMMEHVPSSVLEAAAEERKKQAKQRLAEIDTMLKRRHMTVEMRSESVIATDYIDRVALHARYADLTILGQPEPGTDDAGDLLIEETMFGAGRPVLVVPYIGLPKAGKVGSKVLAAYDGGREATRALVDALPMLKTADTVKLLVINPKPGRHGEAPGHDMARYLARHGVKVEVAVEKMSTSDVGIGDAVLNHVAENDIDLLVMGAYGHSRLRELVLGGVTRHIMGHMTVPVLMSH, encoded by the coding sequence ATGTCTTACAAGAGCCTGCTCGTCCATGTCGACGACCGTCCGTCGACCGAAGCCCGCCTCGATGTCGCGCGCATGTTGCAGGAACGCTTCGACGCGCATCTCACCGCCGTCTACCTTTCGGTCGATGTGGTGATGCCCGGCTACATGATGGAGCATGTTCCCTCCAGCGTGCTGGAAGCCGCGGCGGAAGAGCGCAAGAAGCAGGCGAAGCAGCGTCTGGCCGAGATCGACACGATGCTGAAGCGGCGGCATATGACCGTCGAGATGCGCTCCGAGAGCGTGATCGCCACCGATTACATCGACCGCGTCGCCCTGCATGCCCGCTATGCCGATCTGACCATCCTGGGCCAGCCCGAGCCCGGCACCGACGATGCCGGCGATCTGCTGATCGAGGAGACCATGTTCGGCGCCGGCCGGCCGGTGCTGGTCGTCCCCTATATCGGCCTGCCCAAGGCGGGCAAGGTCGGCAGCAAGGTGCTCGCCGCCTATGACGGCGGCCGCGAGGCCACCCGCGCCCTGGTCGACGCCCTGCCGATGCTGAAGACCGCGGATACCGTAAAGCTGCTGGTGATCAATCCCAAGCCCGGCCGCCATGGCGAGGCGCCCGGCCACGACATGGCCCGCTATCTGGCCCGCCACGGCGTGAAAGTCGAGGTGGCGGTCGAAAAGATGTCGACCAGCGATGTCGGCATCGGCGATGCGGTGCTGAACCATGTGGCCGAGAACGATATCGACCTGCTGGTGATGGGCGCCTATGGCCACAGCCGCCTGCGCGAACTGGTGCTGGGTGGCGTTACCCGCCACATCATGGGTCATATGACCGTGCCGGTGCTGATGTCGCACTGA
- a CDS encoding indolepyruvate ferredoxin oxidoreductase family protein — MATSDTGTAEARSETKTTADATAAPKVTLDDKYTLPQGRIYVTGTQALVRALLLQAERDRAAGLNTGGFVSGYRGSPLGGVDQALWQARKHVDKAGIVFNPGVNEDLAATSIWGTQQLHVGGGTSDKDGVFGLWYGKGPGVDRSGDAIKHANLAGTAPTGGVVAVFGDDHTAKSSTVAHQSEPGLIAAHVPVLNPATIGELVDYILAGFALSRASGCWVGVKALADTVEGSASIEIDPARHVFRLPDDVTPPPGGYHIRWPDPPVDQEARQFRHKLPMVQAWVRANGLDRVTHDAPRRRFGIVAVGKAWGDVLEALDLLGVDEGRLAAHGIAIYKPALVWPLEPVNAVRFASGLDEVLVVEEKKAIVEEQLARLLYGLPDAERPRLSGKTDAEGRPLFPQDGALDPLAIARAIAVRFGLDDASRALASACGGAAAGTAASAGNEPPLPGRSPWFCSGCPHNSSTKLPEGSRALAGIGCHGMAIYMPNRRTTLWSHMGAEGAAWIGQAPFSKDGHIFQNLGDGTYFHSGLLAIRAAIAAKVNITYKILYNDAVAMTGGQPVDGQLLPWQITRQVSAEGAARVVVVTDEPDKYPAGTPWAEGVTIRPRDELDQVQRELRETPGVTVLLYDQTCAAEKRRRRKRGTMADPDLRAFINPRVCEGCGDCGTTSNCVSVKPLETAFGRKRQIDQSSCNKDFSCVEGFCPSFVTVTGAKPAKRAAAPKPAAAGTDGPAPDDGLPLPKVPPVASGKANILVTGIGGTGIVTIGALIGMAAHIEGRAVSVLDQTGLAQKNGAVTSHVRVAPVTTPPPGGRVPPASLDALIAADMVVAAGAEARATYAAGRTRGVANTHVVPLASFAIQPDMKLGDGATAMAVEASIGRDALERIDATRIARALFGDSLYANPFLLGLAWQKGLVPVGLEALREAIRLNGQAVAMNLQAFGWGRKAAVDRAAVLRAAGLDQPATETALPRVAEGPDPETAPLPELVAFYADELVRYQDTAYAARYRSVVERVEAAERALLPGGGDLRLSRAVARALYKLMAYKDEYEVARLYTDGSFAKALKAELDGGRRITLHLAPPILSKPDPVTGKPRKTSFGPWMFSAMRLLARMKRLRGTALDPFGRTAERRAERALIEAYISRIDGLLPRLTQANRDLIRDIAAVPEKIRGYGHIKESAMRTAEVEEKRLLARLDAGPEASRAAAE; from the coding sequence ATGGCGACCAGCGATACCGGAACCGCAGAGGCCCGGTCCGAGACCAAGACCACCGCCGACGCGACCGCCGCGCCGAAGGTGACGCTCGACGACAAGTACACGCTGCCCCAGGGTCGCATCTATGTGACCGGCACCCAGGCGCTGGTGCGCGCCCTGCTGCTGCAGGCGGAACGCGACCGTGCGGCCGGGCTGAACACCGGCGGCTTCGTCTCGGGCTATCGCGGATCACCGCTCGGCGGCGTCGATCAGGCGCTCTGGCAGGCTCGCAAACATGTCGACAAGGCCGGGATCGTCTTCAATCCCGGTGTGAATGAAGATCTGGCCGCGACCTCGATCTGGGGCACGCAACAGCTTCATGTCGGCGGCGGCACATCCGACAAGGATGGCGTCTTCGGCCTCTGGTACGGCAAGGGCCCGGGCGTCGACCGCTCGGGCGATGCCATCAAGCACGCCAATCTTGCCGGCACGGCGCCCACCGGCGGTGTGGTCGCGGTGTTCGGTGACGACCACACCGCCAAATCATCGACCGTCGCCCATCAGTCGGAGCCGGGGCTGATCGCAGCCCATGTGCCGGTGCTGAACCCGGCCACCATCGGCGAACTGGTCGACTACATCCTGGCGGGCTTCGCCCTCTCACGCGCCTCGGGCTGCTGGGTGGGCGTGAAGGCGCTCGCCGATACCGTCGAAGGCTCGGCCTCGATCGAGATCGATCCGGCGCGCCATGTTTTCCGCCTGCCCGACGATGTGACCCCGCCGCCGGGCGGCTATCACATCCGCTGGCCCGATCCGCCGGTCGACCAGGAGGCCCGGCAGTTCCGCCACAAGCTGCCCATGGTCCAGGCCTGGGTGCGGGCCAACGGCCTCGACCGCGTCACCCATGATGCCCCCCGGCGCCGTTTCGGCATCGTCGCGGTCGGCAAGGCCTGGGGCGACGTTCTGGAAGCGCTCGACCTTCTGGGTGTCGACGAGGGCCGCCTTGCCGCCCACGGCATTGCCATCTACAAGCCGGCCCTGGTCTGGCCGCTGGAACCGGTCAACGCGGTGCGCTTCGCAAGCGGCCTCGATGAAGTTCTGGTGGTCGAAGAGAAGAAAGCGATCGTCGAGGAACAGCTCGCCCGCCTGCTCTACGGCCTGCCCGATGCCGAACGTCCGCGGCTTTCGGGCAAGACCGATGCGGAAGGCCGGCCTCTCTTCCCGCAGGACGGGGCGCTCGACCCGCTCGCCATCGCCCGTGCGATCGCCGTGCGCTTCGGTCTCGACGATGCCTCCAGGGCGCTCGCTTCGGCCTGCGGCGGTGCCGCCGCGGGGACGGCCGCCTCTGCCGGCAACGAGCCGCCGCTGCCCGGCCGCTCGCCCTGGTTCTGCTCGGGCTGCCCCCATAACAGCTCGACGAAACTGCCCGAGGGCAGCCGCGCGCTGGCCGGCATCGGCTGCCACGGCATGGCGATCTACATGCCCAATCGCCGTACCACGCTCTGGAGCCATATGGGCGCCGAAGGGGCGGCCTGGATCGGCCAGGCTCCGTTCTCGAAGGACGGCCACATCTTCCAGAATCTGGGCGACGGCACCTATTTCCATTCCGGCCTGCTCGCCATCCGCGCGGCGATCGCGGCCAAGGTGAACATCACCTACAAGATCCTCTACAACGATGCCGTCGCCATGACGGGCGGCCAGCCGGTCGACGGCCAGCTGCTGCCCTGGCAGATCACCCGCCAGGTCTCGGCCGAAGGGGCCGCCCGGGTGGTGGTGGTGACCGACGAGCCCGACAAGTATCCGGCCGGCACGCCCTGGGCCGAGGGCGTGACCATCCGTCCGCGCGACGAGCTGGACCAGGTTCAGCGCGAGCTGCGCGAGACGCCGGGCGTGACCGTGCTGCTCTACGACCAGACCTGCGCCGCCGAAAAGCGCCGGCGCCGCAAGCGCGGCACCATGGCCGATCCGGATCTGCGCGCCTTCATCAATCCCAGGGTCTGCGAGGGCTGCGGCGATTGCGGCACCACCTCCAACTGCGTGTCGGTGAAACCGCTTGAGACCGCGTTCGGCCGCAAGCGCCAGATCGACCAGTCGAGCTGCAACAAGGATTTCTCCTGCGTCGAAGGCTTCTGCCCAAGCTTCGTGACCGTCACCGGGGCGAAACCGGCAAAGCGCGCGGCGGCCCCGAAGCCGGCAGCGGCCGGCACCGACGGCCCGGCACCGGATGACGGCCTGCCGCTGCCCAAGGTGCCGCCGGTCGCAAGCGGCAAGGCCAATATCCTGGTCACCGGCATCGGCGGGACCGGTATCGTCACCATCGGCGCGCTGATCGGCATGGCCGCCCATATCGAGGGTCGGGCGGTTTCCGTGCTCGACCAGACCGGCCTGGCTCAGAAGAACGGCGCCGTCACCTCGCATGTCCGGGTGGCGCCGGTCACCACCCCGCCCCCGGGCGGGCGGGTGCCGCCGGCCTCTCTCGATGCCCTGATCGCCGCCGACATGGTGGTGGCCGCCGGCGCGGAAGCCCGTGCCACCTATGCCGCCGGCCGCACCCGCGGCGTTGCCAACACCCATGTCGTGCCGCTGGCCTCTTTCGCGATCCAGCCGGACATGAAGCTCGGCGACGGCGCGACGGCGATGGCGGTCGAAGCCTCGATCGGCCGTGATGCGCTGGAGCGGATCGATGCGACCCGCATCGCCCGCGCCCTGTTCGGTGACAGCCTCTACGCCAATCCCTTCCTGCTCGGCCTCGCCTGGCAGAAAGGCCTGGTGCCGGTGGGGCTGGAGGCGCTGCGCGAGGCGATCCGGCTGAACGGCCAGGCGGTGGCGATGAACCTGCAGGCCTTCGGCTGGGGCCGCAAGGCCGCCGTCGACCGGGCCGCGGTGCTGCGCGCCGCAGGGCTCGATCAGCCGGCCACCGAAACCGCCCTGCCGCGTGTGGCCGAAGGGCCGGATCCGGAGACGGCGCCCCTGCCCGAACTCGTCGCCTTCTATGCCGACGAGCTGGTGCGCTATCAGGACACCGCCTATGCCGCCCGCTACCGCTCGGTGGTGGAGCGGGTGGAAGCGGCGGAGCGTGCGCTTCTGCCCGGTGGTGGTGATCTCCGCCTCAGCAGGGCCGTCGCCCGTGCCCTCTACAAGCTGATGGCCTATAAGGACGAATACGAGGTCGCCCGGCTCTACACCGACGGCAGCTTCGCGAAGGCGCTCAAGGCCGAACTGGACGGCGGCCGCAGGATCACCCTGCATCTGGCGCCGCCGATCCTGTCGAAACCCGATCCGGTGACGGGCAAGCCGCGCAAGACCAGTTTCGGGCCGTGGATGTTCAGCGCCATGCGCCTGCTCGCCCGGATGAAGCGGCTGCGCGGCACCGCCCTCGACCCCTTCGGCCGCACGGCAGAGCGCCGGGCCGAACGGGCGCTGATCGAAGCCTATATCAGCCGGATCGACGGGCTGCTGCCCCGGCTGACCCAGGCCAATCGCGACCTGATCCGCGACATCGCCGCCGTGCCCGAGAAGATCCGCGGCTATGGCCATATCAAGGAAAGCGCCATGCGCACGGCCGAGGTCGAGGAGAAGCGCCTCCTCGCCCGCCTCGATGCCGGGCCGGAGGCAAGCCGCGCCGCCGCGGAGTGA
- a CDS encoding glutathione S-transferase family protein codes for MTYGAAPLTLIGSPGCGSAIVEMALDLLGLPHVLEDLPYREPGPGRDRLLALNPTGKVPVLVVPGAAPDGRDLVMTESVAILLHLTDLAGPRGADLVPAAGDPLRPVFLRWLVFLVAEIYPAITVPEHADDTGLAGAPLAGFRAGMQVRRDGLWRMLEAAADPVGPWFLGSRFSAIDLYLAVMSGWAGGRARFARVTPHLGAIAGRARALPRVAAVLARHDDIEDPLQDGETA; via the coding sequence ATGACATATGGGGCGGCCCCGCTTACCCTGATCGGATCGCCGGGCTGCGGCTCGGCGATCGTCGAGATGGCGCTCGATCTGCTGGGGCTGCCGCATGTGCTGGAGGATCTGCCCTATCGGGAACCTGGGCCCGGCCGCGACCGGCTGCTGGCGCTCAACCCCACCGGCAAGGTGCCGGTGCTTGTGGTTCCGGGTGCTGCCCCGGATGGGCGCGATCTGGTGATGACCGAAAGCGTCGCCATCCTGCTGCATCTGACCGATCTGGCAGGCCCGCGCGGGGCGGACCTGGTGCCGGCGGCGGGCGATCCGCTCCGGCCCGTCTTCCTGCGCTGGCTGGTCTTCCTGGTGGCCGAAATCTATCCGGCGATCACCGTGCCCGAACATGCCGACGATACCGGGCTGGCGGGGGCGCCGCTCGCCGGTTTCCGCGCCGGCATGCAAGTCCGGCGCGACGGGCTGTGGCGGATGCTCGAAGCCGCGGCCGACCCCGTCGGACCCTGGTTCCTGGGCAGCCGCTTTTCTGCCATCGACCTTTATCTGGCCGTGATGAGTGGCTGGGCCGGCGGGCGTGCCCGTTTCGCCCGGGTAACCCCGCATCTGGGGGCCATCGCCGGCCGGGCCCGGGCCTTGCCCCGGGTCGCGGCCGTTCTTGCCCGCCATGACGATATCGAAGACCCGCTCCAGGACGGAGAGACCGCATGA